The following proteins are co-located in the Polystyrenella longa genome:
- a CDS encoding CPBP family intramembrane glutamic endopeptidase → MDSSSQDKRMLEEESELLPETEQSEPVAEHHERPIAPVRPDPEEASRNFLGTAYRIQVGMILIGLAIGGFLARPPWELFDWNIEAILWGTLGTIPLAILMFALDYIPYDGLRRIEDLLVNKIAPLVGAATIKKLFLLALLVGLGEELIFRGIVQNFLMTTMNVHYAILLSSILFAFCHFISPTYIILVFGVSLYLGYSAIGFSSEGELNLVPPVLIHTFYDFFAFVYILKKHRDKVKSKADMDAGANEE, encoded by the coding sequence TTGGATTCATCATCACAGGACAAACGGATGCTCGAAGAGGAATCGGAACTGTTACCGGAAACGGAACAAAGCGAACCGGTCGCAGAACACCACGAACGACCCATCGCTCCCGTCCGTCCCGATCCAGAAGAAGCCAGCCGGAACTTTCTGGGAACGGCCTACCGGATTCAGGTCGGCATGATCCTCATCGGGTTGGCGATTGGAGGATTCCTCGCCCGGCCTCCGTGGGAGCTGTTTGACTGGAATATCGAGGCCATCTTGTGGGGAACGCTGGGGACGATCCCGCTGGCGATACTCATGTTCGCCCTGGACTATATTCCTTACGATGGATTGCGGCGGATCGAAGATCTACTCGTCAACAAAATCGCTCCCTTGGTGGGGGCAGCGACGATTAAAAAATTATTCCTTCTCGCCCTGCTGGTTGGTTTAGGTGAAGAATTGATTTTTCGCGGCATTGTTCAGAACTTTCTGATGACGACGATGAACGTGCACTACGCGATTCTCCTTTCCAGCATTCTCTTCGCCTTCTGCCATTTCATTTCCCCGACATACATTATTCTGGTCTTCGGCGTCAGTCTGTACCTCGGTTACTCCGCCATCGGTTTCAGTTCGGAAGGAGAACTTAACCTGGTTCCCCCCGTATTGATTCACACGTTCTACGACTTCTTCGCGTTTGTGTACATATTGAAGAAGCATCGCGACAAGGTGAAGAGCAAAGCGGATATGGATGCTGGCGCGAATGAGGAATGA
- a CDS encoding class I SAM-dependent methyltransferase codes for MYRLSFVVLTGLLACLLMVPSDLLAEEAIAENERYSFQEEHDQYGSGKFYQGREIARVMSWHGIDWLERDEREEEERLSLMIEALKLKPGMMVADIGAGSGVITRAVAPLVQPEGKVFALDIQKQMLDALEIKMKELKIDNVVPILGTEDDPNLEPDSIDVAFMVDVYHEFSYPYEMTLALAKSLKPGGRLVFVEYRKEDPKVPILEVHKMSVKQVRKEMAQPEFGLKWKETIDVLPRQHIIIFERIK; via the coding sequence ATGTACCGACTATCGTTCGTCGTGTTAACAGGCCTGCTTGCTTGCCTCCTGATGGTTCCATCCGATCTGCTCGCGGAAGAAGCGATCGCGGAAAACGAACGTTACTCGTTCCAGGAAGAACATGATCAATACGGTTCAGGCAAGTTCTATCAAGGGCGAGAAATCGCCCGCGTGATGAGCTGGCACGGAATCGACTGGTTGGAACGGGACGAACGCGAAGAGGAAGAACGTCTCTCGTTAATGATCGAGGCCCTCAAGCTCAAACCGGGCATGATGGTCGCCGACATCGGTGCTGGATCGGGAGTCATTACCCGCGCTGTGGCACCTCTGGTGCAACCGGAGGGCAAAGTCTTCGCCCTCGACATTCAGAAACAGATGCTTGACGCGCTCGAAATTAAAATGAAAGAGTTGAAGATCGACAACGTGGTGCCGATTCTGGGAACCGAAGACGATCCCAACCTCGAACCGGATAGTATTGATGTCGCCTTCATGGTGGATGTCTATCACGAGTTCAGTTATCCCTACGAGATGACACTCGCACTGGCCAAGTCGCTGAAACCGGGGGGCCGACTGGTCTTCGTGGAATACCGGAAGGAAGACCCCAAGGTTCCCATTCTGGAAGTTCACAAAATGAGCGTGAAGCAGGTCCGGAAAGAAATGGCACAACCCGAATTCGGCCTGAAATGGAAAGAGACAATCGACGTTCTACCCCGCCAGCACATCATTATCTTTGAACGCATCAAGTAA
- a CDS encoding thiamine phosphate synthase, translated as MPNFPFTEQFLTAGALRTLHLAQHLVCQLKVEILTTEQLLAALILDESRATEILSQYQITIESLPAPYQPYATEEAAADLSAKVSSESPETIEPVEQSESLTSALLVAQQRAAFLGRHAEIGTEHLLWGLLHHPGSVKEILDRHGLKPETLEPELDTQSGFETEPLEVDVQLHVADTTPSARTSTFRILDAAANRAREGMRVIEDYVRFTLDDTFLSREFKELRHRFTAACSQFDQHELLASRNTTGDVGTTISTPSELQRESGEAVLAANFKRLQESLRTLEEWSKVVARESAPQFEQIRYQVYQQEKVLMNLLHARDVLQGTSLYLLLTESLCHHGSGPAVRDALEAGLKIVQIREKEMPTQELIEHAKRVREWTHAAGALLIINDRPDIALAVDADGVHLGQDDFPVEEARKMLGARKLIGLSTHNIDQARQAVRSGADYIGVGPTFSTTTKQFTEFAGLDYIKEVAAEITLPWFPIGGINAQNLNQVLEAGATRAAISGAICGAEKPHEVTQKLLEMFAKNSSPS; from the coding sequence ATGCCTAATTTTCCATTCACCGAACAGTTTCTTACTGCAGGTGCCCTGCGAACACTCCACTTGGCACAACATCTTGTGTGTCAGCTGAAAGTGGAAATTCTGACGACAGAACAGCTGCTGGCCGCCCTGATTCTGGATGAATCGCGGGCAACAGAAATTCTCAGTCAATATCAGATAACGATTGAGTCTCTTCCCGCTCCTTATCAGCCGTATGCCACCGAGGAAGCGGCCGCCGATTTGTCCGCGAAAGTGTCGAGTGAATCTCCCGAAACAATTGAGCCCGTCGAGCAAAGCGAATCCCTGACTTCCGCCCTGCTCGTCGCCCAACAACGAGCCGCTTTTTTAGGGCGACATGCCGAAATCGGGACCGAACATCTCTTGTGGGGTCTGCTCCATCACCCCGGTTCCGTGAAAGAAATCCTCGACCGGCATGGACTGAAGCCGGAAACGCTCGAACCAGAACTCGACACTCAGTCTGGATTCGAAACAGAACCGCTCGAAGTCGATGTCCAACTCCACGTCGCGGACACCACTCCTTCAGCCCGCACCAGTACTTTTCGCATACTCGACGCCGCCGCCAATCGGGCGCGGGAAGGCATGCGGGTGATCGAAGATTATGTCCGTTTTACTCTGGACGACACTTTTTTATCGCGCGAGTTCAAAGAGCTACGCCATCGATTCACTGCCGCCTGCAGCCAGTTCGATCAACATGAATTGCTCGCCAGCCGCAACACAACGGGCGATGTGGGTACCACAATCTCTACCCCCAGCGAACTTCAACGCGAATCGGGCGAGGCGGTCCTCGCGGCAAACTTCAAACGGCTTCAGGAGTCGCTACGGACATTGGAAGAATGGAGTAAGGTTGTCGCTCGTGAATCGGCGCCCCAGTTCGAGCAAATACGGTATCAGGTTTATCAACAGGAAAAAGTTCTGATGAACCTGTTACACGCTCGCGATGTCCTTCAGGGTACGTCGCTCTACTTGCTGCTGACCGAATCGCTCTGTCATCACGGGTCTGGCCCCGCTGTTCGCGACGCGCTCGAAGCAGGTTTGAAAATCGTCCAGATTCGAGAAAAAGAAATGCCAACCCAGGAACTGATTGAACACGCCAAGCGCGTCCGCGAATGGACACACGCCGCCGGTGCTTTGCTGATCATCAACGACCGTCCCGACATAGCGCTTGCCGTCGACGCCGATGGTGTTCACCTTGGTCAGGATGATTTTCCCGTCGAGGAAGCCCGCAAGATGCTGGGAGCCCGCAAACTGATCGGACTGTCCACCCACAACATCGATCAGGCCCGGCAGGCCGTCCGGTCAGGCGCCGACTACATCGGCGTCGGTCCGACCTTCTCGACCACGACCAAACAGTTCACCGAGTTCGCCGGGCTCGACTACATTAAAGAAGTCGCCGCAGAAATCACCCTCCCCTGGTTCCCCATCGGCGGCATTAATGCTCAGAACTTGAATCAGGTTCTGGAAGCGGGAGCTACCCGCGCGGCCATCAGTGGAGCGATCTGCGGAGCAGAAAAACCGCACGAGGTCACGCAGAAATTATTGGAGATGTTTGCCAAGAATTCATCACCATCCTAA